A stretch of DNA from Candidatus Pseudomonas phytovorans:
GCATCAGCCGTACCGGTGTGACCCCGCGTAAAGGAGTGGCGCCATGAGCGACGAAATCATTCTCTCGGTCGACAACCTGATGATGCAGTTCGGCGGCATCAAGGCGCTCAGCGATGTCAGCCTCAAGGTCCGGCGCAACCAGATATTCGCCCTGATCGGCCCCAATGGCGCCGGCAAGACTACGGTGTTCAACTGCCTCACCGGTTTCTACAAGGCCAGTGGCGGGCGCATCGAGCTGAACGTGCGCGGCAGCCACACCAACGTCATCCAGCTGCTCGGCGAGCGCTTCCAGGCGGCCGACTTCGTGTCGCCGGCGCGCTTTGCCAACCGCATGTACTACAAGATGTTCGGCGGTACCCACCTGGTCAACCGCGCAGGCCTGGCGCGCACCTTCCAGAACATTCGCCTGTTCAAGGAAATGTCGGTGGTGGAGAACCTGCTGGTGGCCCAGCACATGTGGGTCAACCGCAACCTTTTGGCCGGGGTGCTCAACACCAAGGCCTACCGCAAGGCCGAGAGCGATGCGCTGGACCACGCCTTTTACTGGCTGGAGGTGGTCGACCTGGTCGACTGCGCCAACCGCCTGGCCGGCGAGCTGTCTTACGGCCAGCAGCGCCGCCTGGAAATTGCCCGGGCCATGTGCACGCGGCCGAAGATCATCTGCCTGGACGAACCGGCTGCCGGCCTGAACCCGCAGGAAACCGAGGCTTTAAGCCGCATGATCCGTGTGTTGCGTGACGAACACGACATCACCGTGGTGCTGATTGAGCACGACATGGGCATGGTCATGAGCATTTCCGACCATATCGTGGTGCTGGACCACGGCAACGTGATTGCCGAAGGTGCGCCGCAGGAAATCCGCCACAACCCGACGGTGATCGCCGCCTACCTGGGTGCAGACGAAGAGGAACTGGTATGAGTGCACCCATTCTCGAACTGATGGACCTGGACGTGTTCTACGGGCCGATCCAGGCGCTGAAAAAGGTTTCGATGCACATCAACGAGGGCGAGACAGTCAGCCTGATCGGTGCCAACGGTGCCGGCAAGTCGACCCTGCTGATGTCGATCTTCGGCCAGCCACGGGCAGCCTCCGGGCAAATCGTGTACCGCGGCACGGAAATCACCCGCAAGTCGTCGCACTACATTGCCTCCAACGGCATTGCCCAGTCGCCGGAAGGGCGCCGGGTGTTCCCCGACATGACTGTCGAAGAAAACCTGATGATGGGCACCATCCCGATTGGCGACAAATATGCCAAGGAGGACATGGAGCGCATGTACGAGCTGTTTCCGCGCCTGAAAGAGCGTCGCACGCAGCGGGCGATGACCATGTCCGGCGGCGAGCAGCAGATGCTGGCCATTGCGCGTGCATTGATGAGCCGGCCGAAGTTGCTGCTGCTGGATGAGCCCTCGCTGGGGCTGGCGCCGATCGTGGTCAAGCAGATCTTCTCGACCCTGCGCGAACTGGCCAAGACGGGCATGACCATCTTCCTGGTGGAGCAGAACGCCAACCATGCGCTGAAGCTGTCGGACCGCGCGTATGTGATGGTCAACGGGGAGATCCGCATGACCGGCACCGGGCAGGAGCTGCTGGTCAACGAAGAAGTGCGAAACGCCTATCTTGGCGGGCATTGAGTTGGATGCCGGGGCTGCAAAGCAGCCCCATTCTCAATGTGGACAACTTGCTGCGCCTCTCTCTCGATACACGTCAATAACCACTCGCAAGCGCTTGTTTCCACAAGCTGATCTTGTCCACGGATAATGTGGAGCCGCCTGTGGAAAACATGGTGGCATCTCGCTCCAGCCCTTTGATACCAAGCTCTGCACAGATACGATCATTTTTTGATCACATGCCACTTGTGGACGATTTTCCGAGGTTTTACACAGCCCCGAAATCACTCTGAAATTAGCGCCATGGCTGTGGGTAACTCTGTGTAAAAACATTGGACAGACCGCTACAGGCGGCATGCTTGAAAGCCTTGCGCCATTACCCAAAAGATATCCACCGGCCACAACCCGCTGAAAGGGTTCCGCGCAGTGGACAAGTTGCCCCCAATCCGTGGGGAAAGGCTTGTGGATAACATGCGCATAGCTTGCGCCGAGCCTTCTGCTGCAAGGGTTTGCCGGATATGAACAAAAAATGTACAGCGCCCCGAACGGCTTGCTGACAGCGCCCGGCGCGGGCATGCTGCAAAGCTGCCATGACAACCTACCGTGAGGAACAGAGCATGACGTCCACCGTATTCATCACTGGCGCCACTTCCGGCTTCGGCGAGGCCACTGCCCGCCGCTTCGCCGAAGCAGGCTGGAAGCTGGTGCTAACTGGCCGGCGCAAGGAGCGCCTGGACGCCTTGTGCGCCGAGCTGTCGGCCCAGACCGAAGTGCATGGCCTGGTACTCGATGTCCGTGACCGCAAAGCCATGGAGCAGGCCATCGACAACCTGCCAGCCGGGTTCGAAAAGATCCGTGGCCTGGTCAACAACGCCGGCCTGGCACTGGGTGTGGACGCGGCGCAGAACTGCAGCCTGGACGACTGGGAAACCATGGTCGACACCAATATCAAGGGCCTGATGTACACCACCCGCCTGCTGCTGCCACGGCTGATTGCCCACGGTCGCGGCGCGTCGATCCTCAACGTAGGTTCGGTGGCGGGCAACTACCCGTACCCTGGCAGCAACGTCTATGGCGGCACCAAGGCTTTTGTCGGCCAGTTCTCGCTGAGCCTGCGCTGCGACCTGCGCGGCACCGGTGTGCGCGTGAGTAACATCGAGCCGGGGCTGTGCGAGAGCGAGTTCTCGCTGGTGCGGTTCGGTGGTGACCAGGCCAAGTACGATGCCACCTACGCAGGCGCGGAGCCGATCCAGCCGCAGGACATTGCCGAGACCATCTTCTGGATCCTCAACCAGCCGGCGCACATCAACATCAACAGCCTGGAGCTGATGCCGGTGAGTCAGGACTGGGCAGGGTTCTCCATCGACCGCTCGGTCAAGGGCTGATCCGAGAGGCTAGCTTGAGACATACACTGACCCTGTAGGAGCGGCCTTGTGTCGCGAAAGGGCTGCGAAGCAGCCCCAGGATTTCAGCGAAAATGCACAGATAGCCGGGGCTGCTTCGCAGCCCTTTCGCGACACAAGGCCGCTCCTACAGGGGTCCGTGTGGTTTGCGAGCGAATGCGTCAGCCCAGGCGCTGCAACCCTTCCAGGCAAGTCGCTAAATGGTAGGGAGTAGTCGAAGGCATATCATGCCGGCTGACATTGCCTTCTCCATCCCGGCACTCATACCAACCCGCCTCACGCAGGAACCGCGCTTCCAGCACCTGCAGCTGGTCAGCCAGCTTCGCGTCACTGCCTGCGCGCAACACCAGCGCCCGCAGGTATTCCGCCTGCGCCCAGATCCGTTGGGTAGCGTCGAGCACCTTGCCATCCACATCCAGCATCGCCAGCACCGCCCCATCCTTCACCCCGTACTGCTCGGCAAAGCCGAAAGCCCGGTCGATGGACGCATGCAGCGGCGTGTCACGCAGTAGCGGCGAAGTCTGCAGCAAGTAGAACCACTCGAACTGATGGCCAGGCTCAAACCAGTTATCCACAGCACCGCGTGGTTTTTCCAGCATCAGGCCATGGGCCGGTTCGACGAAGTCCGCCTGCAGCGCTTCACACAGTCGCAGCAGCGATTGCTGGGTATGTTCATCGTCCCGCACCGCAAGCACCTGCAGAAACGCCTCGGCCAGGTGCATCTGAGGGTTTTGCAGCGGGCCGCTGCCCAGATCGGCCCAGTCTTCGCCAAGGCTGGCTTCGTACAGGCCGTCGTCACGGGCGAACTGCTGGTCGATGATGTCCAGCGCGGCGTTCAGGGTGGACTCCACCAGGCTTTCACGCACCTTGCCCCAGTAGTGCGCGCAGGCAAAGACAATGAAGGCGTGGGTGTACAGGTCCTTGCGCCGGTCCAGCGGCTTGCCTTGGGCGTCGATGCTGTAGAACCAGCCACCGTGCTCGGCGTCGTGGAAGTGTTTTTGCAACGAGCGGAACAACGCCGCCGCGCGCTCGGCCGCACCCGGCTGCCCGATACGGCTGCTGAACAGATACAGCTGGCGTGCGCAGGCCATGGCCCGGTAGCGCTGCACCGGCAACGGCTGGTGCTCGGCGTCCAGGGCCTCGTAGGGCAGGGCCATGTCGGCATTCCAGCCCGGGTCTTGCCACAACGGCACGATGCAATCGGCGAAGTGCTGGTTGAAGCGGGCCAGTTCAGGCAGGGTGGGGCGGGGGTTGGGCATCTCGGCGCTCGTCGCTGTCGGGCAGGGCGCCATGGTAGCAGAACTAAGGTTGTGGATTGCCCAGCCCCTGCCAGTGCCGCGCCCCGACAAAGATGAAGCGCAGCTGCTGAGTGATCTTTTCTTGCGCTGTCAGCGCCTGTGGATAACCCGATTCGGGGCTGTCGATAAGCTCGGGCAGGGTCGCGAAAACGGTTTTCACCACCAGGTCGGCCATTACCGCCAGCGCTGCGCTGTCCAGGTGTTGCCAGCGCTTCATGCGCGCAAGGTCGGTGGCCAGGTCATCGCTGATGTCCTGGCGCAGGCGGGCAATGGCCTGGCGCACGGCCTGTGAGCCGCCGTACTGCTCACGGGCCAGAAACAGGAACTGCGCGCGGTGGGCCGCCACCACGTCGAGGAAGATGCGCACGGAAGCATCGGTGATGCCGCCCAGTTCGAATTCGTTCTGGCGCACCAGGCGGATGGTCTGGCGGAAGGTGGTATCGATTTCGGCCACCAGGGCCAGGCCCAGGGCGTCCATGTCGGAAAAATGCCGGTAGAAGCCGGTCGGCACGATACCGGCTGTTTTCGCCACCTCACGCAGGCTGATACTGCCGAAACCACGGCCACTATCCATGAGCAGGCAGGCAGCATCGAGCAGGGCCTGGCGGGTCTGTAGCTTCTGTTCGGCGCGCGGCAGCATGGTGCGGGCTTCTGTGACGGTAAGGCTGGGCACTCTAGATAAAAAAACAAAGCCCGGTCAATGGACCGGGCCTGGAGGGGAGCAAGCGTTGTGACAAAGGTGGTTCTTTTCGGCCATGGGGATCAGCTCACACGGCTGAGTTCAACCAGGCGATCCGAGCCACCTTCGGCGACGCGGCCACTGCGTTCGATCAGGCGATCCGAGCCACCTTCGGCGACGCGGCCACTGCGTTCGATCAGGCGATCCGAGCCACCTTCGGCAACGCGGCCACTGCGTTCGATCAGGCGATCAGAACCACCTTCGGCAACCCGGCCACTGCGTTCGATCAGGCGATCCGAGCCACCTTCGGCAACGCGGCCACTGCGTTCGATCAGGCGATCGGAGCCACCTTCGGCAACACGGCCACTGCGTTCGATCAGGCGATCGGAGCCACCTTCGGCAACACGGCCACTGCGTTCGATCAGGCGGTCAGAGCCCCCTTCGGCAACGGTTTTCAGCGGCTGTGCAATTTCAACTGCGCTGGAACGTGATTCGGCGGTGAGGTGTTGCTCGTCGGCCGGCAGGGCAAAAGCGTTGGCAGCCAGTATGGACAGGGTCAGGGTCAGCAGGTGGCGTT
This window harbors:
- a CDS encoding ATP-binding cassette domain-containing protein — translated: MSDEIILSVDNLMMQFGGIKALSDVSLKVRRNQIFALIGPNGAGKTTVFNCLTGFYKASGGRIELNVRGSHTNVIQLLGERFQAADFVSPARFANRMYYKMFGGTHLVNRAGLARTFQNIRLFKEMSVVENLLVAQHMWVNRNLLAGVLNTKAYRKAESDALDHAFYWLEVVDLVDCANRLAGELSYGQQRRLEIARAMCTRPKIICLDEPAAGLNPQETEALSRMIRVLRDEHDITVVLIEHDMGMVMSISDHIVVLDHGNVIAEGAPQEIRHNPTVIAAYLGADEEELV
- a CDS encoding ABC transporter ATP-binding protein — translated: MSAPILELMDLDVFYGPIQALKKVSMHINEGETVSLIGANGAGKSTLLMSIFGQPRAASGQIVYRGTEITRKSSHYIASNGIAQSPEGRRVFPDMTVEENLMMGTIPIGDKYAKEDMERMYELFPRLKERRTQRAMTMSGGEQQMLAIARALMSRPKLLLLDEPSLGLAPIVVKQIFSTLRELAKTGMTIFLVEQNANHALKLSDRAYVMVNGEIRMTGTGQELLVNEEVRNAYLGGH
- a CDS encoding SDR family oxidoreductase, which codes for MTSTVFITGATSGFGEATARRFAEAGWKLVLTGRRKERLDALCAELSAQTEVHGLVLDVRDRKAMEQAIDNLPAGFEKIRGLVNNAGLALGVDAAQNCSLDDWETMVDTNIKGLMYTTRLLLPRLIAHGRGASILNVGSVAGNYPYPGSNVYGGTKAFVGQFSLSLRCDLRGTGVRVSNIEPGLCESEFSLVRFGGDQAKYDATYAGAEPIQPQDIAETIFWILNQPAHININSLELMPVSQDWAGFSIDRSVKG
- a CDS encoding AGE family epimerase/isomerase codes for the protein MPNPRPTLPELARFNQHFADCIVPLWQDPGWNADMALPYEALDAEHQPLPVQRYRAMACARQLYLFSSRIGQPGAAERAAALFRSLQKHFHDAEHGGWFYSIDAQGKPLDRRKDLYTHAFIVFACAHYWGKVRESLVESTLNAALDIIDQQFARDDGLYEASLGEDWADLGSGPLQNPQMHLAEAFLQVLAVRDDEHTQQSLLRLCEALQADFVEPAHGLMLEKPRGAVDNWFEPGHQFEWFYLLQTSPLLRDTPLHASIDRAFGFAEQYGVKDGAVLAMLDVDGKVLDATQRIWAQAEYLRALVLRAGSDAKLADQLQVLEARFLREAGWYECRDGEGNVSRHDMPSTTPYHLATCLEGLQRLG
- a CDS encoding TetR family transcriptional regulator, with translation MLPRAEQKLQTRQALLDAACLLMDSGRGFGSISLREVAKTAGIVPTGFYRHFSDMDALGLALVAEIDTTFRQTIRLVRQNEFELGGITDASVRIFLDVVAAHRAQFLFLAREQYGGSQAVRQAIARLRQDISDDLATDLARMKRWQHLDSAALAVMADLVVKTVFATLPELIDSPESGYPQALTAQEKITQQLRFIFVGARHWQGLGNPQP
- a CDS encoding phage infection protein — its product is MKRHLLTLTLSILAANAFALPADEQHLTAESRSSAVEIAQPLKTVAEGGSDRLIERSGRVAEGGSDRLIERSGRVAEGGSDRLIERSGRVAEGGSDRLIERSGRVAEGGSDRLIERSGRVAEGGSDRLIERSGRVAEGGSDRLIERSGRVAEGGSDRLVELSRVS